Proteins found in one Polyodon spathula isolate WHYD16114869_AA chromosome 10, ASM1765450v1, whole genome shotgun sequence genomic segment:
- the LOC121322509 gene encoding 5-hydroxytryptamine receptor 7-like, whose amino-acid sequence MVMDTNSSFIYSNIKSNMIEEKQRDLSTIRTISESLDLYYLLKIIQKATPSSLPTSSLFTENDTQCGEKILNYGNMEKILIGVILTMLTLLTIAGNSLVVISVCFVKKLRQPSNYLIVSLALADLSVAVAVMPFVSVTDLIGGQWIFGQVFCNVFIAMDVMCCTASIMTLCVISIDRYLGITKPLTYPVRQNGRCMAKRILCVWLLSASITLPPLFGWAQNVNDDKVCLISQDFGYTIYSTAVAFYIPMSVMLIMYYQIYKAAKRSAAKHTFSGFPRPEENDGIDCAPGAIKLRKESEECTNFSRLLKHDRKNISIFKREQKAATTLGIVVGAFTVCWLPFFLLSTARPFICGIECSCIPLWVERTLLWLGYANSLINPFIYAFFNRDLRTTYRNLLQCKYRNINRKLSAAGMHEALRLVERPELVL is encoded by the exons ATGGTTATGGACACCAACAgcagttttatttacagtaacatcAAGTCCAACATGATAGAAGAGAAACAGAGGGATCTCAGCACAATTAGAACGATTTCAGAATCGCTGGACTTATATTATTTATTGAAGATTATACAGAAAGCAACTCCCAGTTCCCTGCCAACTTCTAGCCTGTTCACAGAGAACGATACTCAATGCGGGGAGAAGATTCTGAATTACGGAAACATGGAAAAAATACTTATTGGGGTTATTCTGACGATGCTCACTTTATTGACCATTGCTGGAAACTCTTTGGTAGTTATTTCGGTATGCTTTGTAAAGAAACTAAGACAGCCTTCGAATTATCTCATCGTTTCTCTGGCTCTGGCTGACCTCTCGGTAGCAGTGGCTGTAATGCCGTTTGTCAGTGTCACGGACCTTATTGGTGGACAGTGGATCTTTGGACAGGTTTTCTGTAACGTCTTTATAGCGATGGATGTGATGTGCTGTACAGCTTCAATCATGACCCTATGTGTTATAAGTATAGATAG GTACCTTGGAATAACTAAACCTTTAACGTACCCTGTGAGACAAAATGGAAGATGCATGGCCAAAAGGATCTTGTGCGTTTGGCTTCTGTCTGCCTCCATTACTTTGCCTCCTCTCTTTGGGTGGGCCCAGAATGTAAATGATGACAAAGTGTGTTTGATCAGTCAAGACTTTGGCTACACCATTTACTCTACAGCTGTGGCGTTTTACATCCCCATGTCGGTGATGCTGATCATGTACTACCAGATATACAAAGCCGCCAAGAGGAGTGCTGCTAAACACACATTTTCTGGCTTCCCCCGGCCAGAAGAGAATGACGGCATTGACTGCGCCCCGGGAGCTATAAAACTGCGCAAGGAGTCGGAAGAGTGTACCAATTTTTCTCGGCTTCTCAAGCACGACAGAAAAAACATCTCCATTTTCAAAAGGGAGCAAAAAGCAGCCACCACCCTGGGGATTGTTGTGGGGGCATTTACGGTTTGCTGGCTGCCTTTCTTTCTGCTGTCCACAGCAAGGCCCTTCATCTGCGGCATCGAGTGTAGCTGCATCCCCCTTTGGGTAGAGAGGACATTATTGTGGCTGGGCTATGCCAATTCCCTCATCAACCCTTTTATATATGCCTTCTTCAACCGGGACCTGCGGACCACATACCGGAACCTGCTGCAGTGCAAATACAGGAACATCAACCGCAAACTGTCAGCAGCAGGGATGCATGAAGCTCTGAGGCTTGTAGAGAGACCAGAACTCGTATTGTAG